In the Lampris incognitus isolate fLamInc1 chromosome 11, fLamInc1.hap2, whole genome shotgun sequence genome, one interval contains:
- the LOC130121265 gene encoding helix-loop-helix protein 2-like — MMLSADQPDPGLPWGRSDAEILLDSLKVGCAPPDAEGKARSLGAPALSREEKRRRRRATAKYRSAHATRERIRVEAFNVAFAELRKLLPTLPPDKKLSKIEILRLAICYISYLNHVLDV; from the coding sequence ATGATGCTCAGTGCGGACCAACCAGATCCGGGCTTGCCATGGGGGCGGTCAGACGCGGAGATCCTGCTGGACTCGCTGAAGGTGGGATGCGCGCCCCCGGACGCCGAGGGCAAAGCGCGCTCCCTGGGCGCGCCGGCTCTGAGCAGGGAGGAGAAGCGGCGGCGGAGACGCGCGACGGCCAAATATCGATCCGCGCACGCCACCAGGGAGAGGATCCGCGTGGAGGCGTTCAACGTGGCCTTCGCAGAGCTGAGGAAGCTGCTTCCAACGCTTCCGCCCGACAAGAAGTTGTCCAAGATCGAGATCCTGCGACTGGCCATCTGTTATATCTCCTACCTCAACCATGTCTTGGATGTGTAG